The Cardiocondyla obscurior isolate alpha-2009 unplaced genomic scaffold, Cobs3.1 scaffold31_0_849067, whole genome shotgun sequence genome includes the window CTTCAAGTTagtcaaaaataaaagaagaaggaatAACGCGGGTAAAATTAGACGTGCACCGAGAAACGCTGTAGTCGCGATTAAAACAGACGGgaatgacattaaaaaatcgtACGCGGAAATCATTAAAACAGCCAAAAAAGAAGTTGCGCTCACGAAATATGGTGAAAATGTTAGAGTTAGGATGTCGGCGGGAGGCGCGTTAATGCTTGAGCTGCCTGGAAGAGACAACCACAAAAGAGCGGATAAACTTTACGAGAGGCTAAATTGAGTATTGCAGGGGAAAGCGAAAGTTACGAGGCCTATTGCGATGGGAGAGGCGCGTATCTCTAATTTCGACTACTCACTAACGTGCGAGGAGATTGCTGGAGTTATTGCTACCGCGGTTAGAGCACGTATCACGGATTTCGTAGTTAGTCCTATTAGGGAGATGAGGAATCGGATGAACATGTGTTGGGTTAAGGGCCTTTTAACCTACATAGACAGACTTGCAAATTTGCAAAAGTTACGACTAGGCTGGTCTATCGCAAGAATTGATCAGTCGTGAGCACATAAAATTCAATGCTACAGATGCTGGAGATTCGGTTATGTGGCAACTACATGTAGAAGCAATGAGGATAGATCTAAGAATTGTTTTCGTAGTGGGCAGAAGGGTCATGCGATGAGAAACTGTagtcagaaaataaattgcgtGTTGTGTCAGGAAGCATGATATAATAGCATGCATAAAATTGACTCATATTTCAGTTTTTCGGCTCAAAATGGTAATAGGAGAGgagataattataatgtaaatagcgaaaataatgtaaatactGGAGatcacgattattattataatgttagATAGAATTAAGGACATAAATATGATGCAGGCAAATTTGAACAAGTCGTTCGAAGCATATGAGATTCTAATACATTACGTGAAAAAGTTTAAGTAAGTTAAGACCGGCTCCGGAAATTGTTTGTAGAAGCAGATATATTATCGcagttaaaattaacaaaatgtaCATAGCGTCGGTTTATATTTCGCCAAATTGTGAGAGGAACGATTTTGATAACTTGATTCTGGATctagataatttatataatctaAGTGacggtaataatttaattttaaccgGTGATTTTAATGCCCGTTCGATTCAATGGGATGTAACGACTAATTGAAGAGAAAAACTACTATATATTTGGTGCttggataaaaatatgaatatctTGAATGACTTGGAATTTACATGCAACAGACCTCAGGGCTCCTCTGTAGTTGATCTTACGATGTGTTCCGACGACATAACGGGATGCCCATCTGAGTGGAAAGTTttaaaagaagaggaaaatcTCTCTGATTATTAGTAGATATCctggaaatttaaatttaagagaAACTACGAGATAAGAAGAAACAAATATGATTACATACGGTGGAAGAATTCCAAGTTAAATaaggatttatttaaaaacttactCGAATGGCTTCTCATAAATGAGAACTTGGGTCCAAATAAAATGGCGAAAAAAACTTGAAACTGTAATTTACGACGCATGCTCGGTTTCTATGGGTAGATCATATATGCTGGGTTTAAAAGCTGGTCAAGTTTACTGGTGAAATAACGTTGAATATGAGAGACGAAAATGCATCAGGCTGCGGCGGgtttattctaaaataaaaaaaaaaaaataacattagtGAGACACAGAAAGAAAATGCATTGAACAGATATAAAGACAGTAAACTAgcgttaagaaaattaattaaaaaggcaAGGCTGAAATCATGGAAAGAACTCATCGACACGCTGGAGGAGGATCCTTGGGGGCTTCCGTTCAAAATCGTATTAAATAAACTACGGCAAGCTGCTCCTGCAATAACGGAGTTGCTTGAGGATGATGCTGCAAAAAGATTGGTGGACTCACTTTTTCCAAATAGAGAGATACACGATCCCATTAAGGTCTGGCGAGGTTACGCGTGGGAGGAGGATACTTACCCAAATGTTACAATCGATGAGGTCAAGATAGCGATCCGTAGAGGTTGCAGTTTCGCTGCTCCGGGTCCGGATAGGGTGTCCGCGTCCTTGTGGAAGAGGGTACCTGAAAGAATAGTAGAAATATTAGTAGTACTATACAATAAATGCATAAGGGAGGGAGTAATTTCAAAAGGATGGAAGAAGGCGAGGCTAATTCTTATACCAAAGACTGTGGAAGTAAATTTGGAAGATCCCAAGGCAAGACCGGTATGTTTATTGAACAAAGTAGGAAAAATTCTGGAAAGGATTGTTATGTTCAGGATAAtggattttctaaaaaattctGCTAGTGATGAGTTGTTTGAAAATTAGTATGGTTTCCGGATCGGAAGATCCACGTGTAGCGCGTTGGAGAGGGTAGTTTTCTTGATGGAATCGGCGTTTGAAAACAGAAGATACGTCGTTGGAATAAGTCTGGATATCCGCAACGCATTTAACAGTATCTTTTGGTTCAGAGTCCGAACGGCACTCCGCGGAAAAAATTTGTCTAATTATTTAAGGagattattaaacaattatttatgtagGAGATTTATTGTATATACGAGTAAGTCATCGGGTAGAGTAACGCGAGAGGTTAGAGCTGGAGTTCCGCAAGGTTCGATTTTGGGACCTATTTTATGGAATATTGTATATGATTCGGTAATGAAAACGCGCGTTATGGCTAAGTGCGACATCATTGGTTATGCGGACGATACCTTCATAATGGCGACTGGAAGTACGGCGAATAATGCGATTGATCTGGCCCAAAGGTAGGTTAATACTGTGTTACAAAGGATATTTAGTTTAGATTTAGAGGTTGCACCGGAAAAGACGGAAATAGTCTTGTTCAAGCCCAGTAGGTCAAACttaaaatacaaagaaatCAAACTGCCGcagatatacaaaaaaaaacattctttgCATTTTAAGTTTTACGTGGGTTAATAACTGTCCAAGTGTATCAAAATTTACACATCAATTACaatgggttgggttaggttagtttTAACAATCGTGAGGCCCCTCGCAGAGGGGCCGAATCTCCTGTctgctattttttattatggagaaaattattaatttaataaagttccGGTCAAGTGtctgtaaatataataaataccttTATTAACCTTTTGTTTtccaattttataaatattatatattattatataaatattataaattttataaaattataaataaacatTTCTTTACTTCCTTTCAAAATGTATTTCGGTGACTGAGAAATTATAACTGGGTTCTTAAAGATACCTACTttacttgaattatttttaagtagaaACCTAACGTGAATCATGTGTGTATATACTAGCTTCTAATCTTGTTGATTATGTACACCCGGTTGTATTCGGTCCACTCGGCGTGTTCGTGCTTATATTCTATCATTCATCTCTTGTTACTTGTTGCTGCAAGACTGATATTAGTTACAATGAAGTTACACGAATTTCTAACAATGTGCAACGATGAAAATCAACTTATTGATTTTTTGTGTGATCGTAAAGTGATTCCACGCGAACGAGTATGTCCTGTGTGTAACAATAATATGAAACTTGTGCGTGAAGAACTAATGCTTCAATGTTATCGTGCTTATTATGTTGTGAATAATAAGCGCAAACGAGTAAAAAAACAATGCAACATaagaataaacatttttttaaatacgtggTTTGAAAACatgcatatttctttaaaaaaagcCTGTCCgtttattacgtattatttaatgttacgACCACCTCGTcaggaatttttaatatctgaaCTCGATATAACACCTCACACAGCAGTGGATTGGGCTTCTTATTGTAGagaaatatgtattttgtggatagaaaaaaattccgaACAATTAGGTGGTGAAAATATCATTGTGAAGGTAGACGAggcaaaaattagaaaacgaaaattcaataaaggtatttattatacagaaatCAGATTTATGGTTGGAACAAATGTTTTAGCTTCATTTAATGTTCTTTGTTTAATAAAGGTCGATAATAACGGGCCAACGATATTTGGTGGAATCGAGCGGTCATCAGGATGATTATTTATCGAACCAGTTGCTGACCGTTCATCATCCACTTTATtagatgtaattaaaaaatggattaAGCCAGGGACAACTATTATGTCGGACAGTTGGAAGTTCtacaattgtttaaataattcagaatttcaacattttacagtgaatcataaaataaatttcgtgaATCCGGACAATGGTGCTCATACGCAAAATATTGAGCGTGCCTGGCGAGAAACTCGAGCAAATATTCCTCGCTATAGAACTCGCCAGAAACATTATGAGGGATATTTagcagaatttttatttcgccgaaaatataattttcataataggattattgatttttttgaCGCAATAGCCGACATTTTCcaatttctaataataacgaataataaagaaatgttaaatttaaattttgtaatcacgttttacctttatttaatcatttataccccGTCAATATAGTTTAAATACTtgccatatttttgaaactctcttagtgaatatttttttaacggggaGGAGCCGACCtctaaaaagtttttattcctCATTTCCTCAACCCTTCCTTCAGGTCAACCCATAATCAGAGTTTTTTGTTTAcccatatcttttttttacctatcTTAACttgttttttctccctctttaTTTTATCTGTTTTCCTCTTTATTAACCATTCTACTTTTgataattatgcataaaagggtAGTCCTCTTCGATTTCGATGACCTTGATATATGTTGTCAAGGTCATCTCCCTGAGTGACCTTGACGGGAGATGACCTTGACAACATATATCAAGGTCATCGAAATCGAAGAGGACTacccttttatgcataattatcAAAAGTAGAATGGTTAATAAAGAGGAAaacagataaaataaaaagggaaaaaaaacaagttaagatagattaaaaaaagatatgggTAAACAAGAAACTCTGGTTATGGGTTGATCTGAAGGAAGGGTTGAGGAAATGAGGAGTAAAAACTTTTGAGACAGAAAAGGATAAGATAAAGTGATTGACGGTAGACAGGATAAAtgtaagtttttaaaaattggcgGGGGAAGAGAAGATAAAGAGTTAGACAGGAGGGGAAAAGTAGAGGGTGGAGGAagtagagagaaagatagggAAAGGAAGGAGAAGGTAGATAAAAAGCTAGGAGCGGAAGATAGGAAAATGAGGATAAGTTTCTGGAACGTGGCGGGTTTGGAAAATAAGGACGAAGATTTCTGGAAGGGTATAGAGTAATAGGATATATATGTCTAAAACGTGGCTGGTGGAAAAAAGATGGAATAGGATAAAGCATAGGTTGCAAAAGGGATATAAGTGGATAAATAAGGGGGCAGAAACGAAAAGTAAGAAAGGGAGAGCAATGGGTAAAATGGTGATGGGGTGGAAGGAAAATTTGacagaagaaagagaaataggtTTTGAGGGTAAGAATGGATTGATAGGGTTAAAGATACGGTGTGGGGGAATATGGTGGAAGATATCGGGGATATACGTTAGCGGAGGGATAGAAGAAATGATTGAGTCTATGAGATTATGGCTAGAGGAAAAGCAGAAGAGGGTGAGATATTTGATAGGGGGAGATTTCAATGTGAAAAAGCATTAGAAGTAGGATGGGGGATAATAAACGGGTGTGTGAGGAGGGATGAAGAAGGGGAGTGGACGTATGTGGGGGAAAGACATAGATGGTGATAGATTATGTTATTAGAAATACAGAGTCGGAAGgagaaattatagaaatgaaggtgggggAGAAGGTAGACTCAGATCACCAACCGTTAATAGTGTTGACAAAGGGTGGAGGAAGAGAGGTGAGAAGATTTAAGCATTGGAAAAAAGGGAATTAGGTTAAATTAAATGAGGAAAAAAGGATCTTTAGGAAAAAGTatggagagagaaaggaaaaaagagataatATAGAAGAAAACTGGAAGGGTTTTAATAAGGAACTGAAAAGGACTAAGAAATTAGTGAAGAAGGAAATGGATAAAGAGGTGGGtgaaaaaccaaaaaaagaTGGTGAGATAAAGAATGTAGGAGAAGTAAATGTAAAGTAAAGGAAGAAATGCGAAAAtggagaaagggagaaggtAGCGGGAAGAAGTATAAGAAGGTAAAGAGAGAATATAAAAGGCTGTGTGAtagtaaaaaattacaggaaaaggTGAGATTGGAAGAAGGAGATTGAACAGGTGAGAACGGAGGTAGAAGTATGGAAAATAGTGaacaagggaagaaaaaacagaagggaaatagagaaaaaaataaagattgaagatTGGGATGGTTATTTCAAAGGTATTTTAGGAAAGGTGGAATGGAGAGTAGGGGGTTAGGTAGAAAGAAGTAgagaagaaaatgaagaaagaGATATAGAAAAGAAGGAGTTCGAGAGAGTAATTAGAAAgtcaaaaagagaaaaagctgCAAGGAGTGACGgattggaaaataaaatttaaaaatgagaagggaagaaagaagaagctATAGAAAATGTGTAAGAAGGTATGGAGGGGGGAAGAGATGCCGGGGGAATGGAAAAAAGGGGTGGTGGTTCCGGTGTtaataaagggaaaaaaagagaaggtaAAAGAATATAGAGGGATAACGTTGACACAGACAGCGTACAAAGTGTACGCATCTGTGTTAGCGGAGAGATTAAGGAAAGATGTAGAAGAGAAGGGAATTTTGCCACAGAGTCAGGTTAATTTTAGGAGGGACATGGGAACAGTGGATCAAATATATGtgctaaattatttaataaataagaagatagaagagagggaaggaaaaatggtaatagCGTTTATTGATATGAGGGCGGCTTTTGACGCTGTGGACAGAAAGAAACTAGTggaaacaatgaaaaaaaggggggTGAGAGAGAAATTGGTTAGAAGATGTGAGGAAGTTCTGGAGGAAACGGTAAATACAGTTAGAGTAAAGGAGAAGAAAGGGAAAAGTTTTTGGACGACAAAGGTGTAAGGCAGGGTTATCCGCTTAGTCCGAGCCTGTTCACTCTCTTATTGGCAGATTTGGATGAATTTGAATGAATATGGAGGAATATGTGAAAAAGAAAGGTTTGGAAGTGAACGTAAATAAGACAAAGATAATAAGGTGTagaaaggggggggggagatgAAAGAAGGTAAAGTGAGTTTAAAAAGGGAGggaaatagagaaaataaaaagatttaaatactTGGGGTATATGATTATAAAAAACAGGGAACAGAGAAAGCATGTAAGAATTGGGTGaaaagagcggcaagaatGATAGGGCAGGTATAGAGTATGGGTAAAAGAAAGTTCGGAAAAAATTGGAGCAAAAGACTATGGTTGTTTGATAGATTGATATGGTCAGTTGTTAATTATGGTGTGGAAATATGAGAATGGAAGaataaagaagaagtaaaGATACTGCAGAATAGATTTTTGAGATGGGTGTTGGGATGAAAACATACGTATTAGGGTATATGGTAAGACAGGAGTtacagagagaaaaattaaaaagaaaagcaggGATGAGGACgtgaaattattgaaaacgattagaagaagaaaaaagaagatatttatctaaataatGCTGGGAAGAAGTGAAGAAAAAAgcaagaaaaggaaaaagtagagggaaataagaaaaaaagagggaagaaTTTGTAACGATGCACCCCGACGGTGCATCATTTCCGGCCGACGACCCACCGATGCCGCCAAACCGACCAGCCGTCAGgcgaagataaaaaaacgCGGCGCGCCGTAAGTGCGTTTAAAGGTAACGAACGAGTCGTTCCGCGACTAAgttccgcgcgcggaaagaATCGAACAAACCCGAGGGAGCCGACGGCACCGCGGCTCCTCGTTCCGAACCACGCCGCAACAAAAAACCTAGCGCCGCGAGCGATAAGCGTCCTACCGCGAACCCCCGGCGCCTAcctttttacgtataaaaagacGACGCCGAAGCGGTAAAGAACCGTTCCTGTCCGTTCGCTTCCGAGCGAACATCGACTCCTACTCCGAGCATAAACTGTCACGGGGTAGAGCACGCTCTGCCTCGACCAGGCACTCCTGGTGCTCACTCCAGTCCGCACCTTAGCTACGTACTCTCCGGCTCGAAGGGTAGAGTTCACTCTGCCTCCACCGAGTATTCTCGGTCCCAGGAGAAGTCGTACGAACGCGCGGCATCCTCACGATACTCTCGCGCCGTCGAGAACACCGGGGTAGAGATCTCTCCGCCTCGACCGAGTTATCTCGGTAAATTGACACCATACAGGCGCCACCCTCCTATCGACCTCTCATTATCTCGCGTATTCGTCCGTCGAAATCTTCCGCGTCCGTCATATAAGTGTTCCGCGACGCCGTTTCAAATTTCGGTTAACGCTCCGCGTAAACACCGCGCTCCATCTCACTCCCGCCGCTCGCGCCGACGACGCTCTCACTCGGCGGGGTGAGCGACCGACCGTGTATTGCCGTGAAAATACTAAATGTAAACGCGTAGCCGTCAACCGCGTCAGCGATCTTTTGTTAATTGTATTCAATCGTAGGCACGAGACCATTCTCGACTTGTACATATTtccataattataataaactcAGTTCATCATTCCATTTAAATCTCGAGTGCATTTAACGACCCTCTCACGCGAATCCTGGAATCCTGACGAGCGCTCCGGGACCGGCTCGCTAGAGCGATATTCGGTGTCCGCGACAAAACGGGtcgtttcaaattttttaaaagagtaAGGTGGTCAGGAAAAAATGTGACGTATTTgagagaaaggggggaaataggggggagggagtatttggtgaaaaaagataaagaaaagcaAACAGAAGAAAGATGGGAGAAGATAAAATCAAggtttaagaaatattataaaagagtTAAAGAGGAAAAGGTTCCAGGATATTTGAAGTTAGGTTggagggaagaaaaatggcaaaggatggcaaaatttagattagaagataaagtaaaaaaaaaaataggtattggaaaagggaggagaaaagaaagtgTAGAATGTGTTTAGAGAAGGAAGAGACGAAGGAGCATATATAGAAGGAGTGTATAAATTGGGGGGATGAAAGAAGTTGGGAGGAGGTGGTGGAGGAAATTTTAGGAGGGAAAGGAAGAGGAGTAGAATGGttaaagatattgaaaaaaacaaGGGATAAGATAGGTGTGAATGGAAGAATGAATGGGgacgagaaggagaaagaagaaaaattaaaagcgtcggaagcgggggtccaagGTATGAGTGTAAAGTAGAATAAGGCAGAGTATGTAGGTGTATGAGTGAAAGTGTGAtttttccctctctccctccctctcttcctctctctctttcggcGTGTAGTCAGTAAGGTAGAGGCGTAAGAAAGAGTggaataagattttattttcaggaattggaatgaagagaaaaaaagactGTAATAGTAGAATTAAGATAGAGATAAGATAATGGGTGCTTTCCAGCTAAGAGGCACAGTGTCGACACAGTGTGCCTGTGTGTTACACAGTGTCGACTTATAGTTAGAACACATTTTAGTTCTTCATTTTGCCATAATGCGCTACAGTAGTGAAAAACCGGTTGGTGAAGTTGGTTTCTAGGGTTTCTAGTATAAAGTAAATCACAACCAAACATATGactaaaataatgaataacgtaaataattaataatcatcaGTAATCGTTGTTTaagtgcattattttttttatactgtgTACGCACGTTTGACCATATAAgtaagtataatatatttttttaattttattctattatcagaataaaaaaaattttttattaatatttacagatGAATGCACACaaaaaagttgaaataaattatttaatggaaACTGTCAATGACAGTAGTACTACAAGTACAGACAGTTCTAGTGAGCAAAATGACTTATCTctatcatttattaatacatctTCTACTAGTGAAGAAGACGATGAGTGTATATTGTTATTTcctatattaaaatatttaatcagtGGATGTAAGAGACATCGAGTTAAAAACTATCTTGATATTGTGGATAGTTGGACAGATCTTGAATTTAAAGAACATTTACGCATTGAACGAACCacagcaaataaattaataggtTACTGTTACGTCTAGAGCCGTTTCTTGTATGATCGCTCTCTCAGTAAATACAGCTTTAATAACTCTGACCAGAAGCTGAGGTCCACGTGCACGGAGATGATTAGTCAAACGAAGGCGTCACCAATAAAGAAttgggagaaagaaaaatctattcCCATACCCCGTGAGATAACCCGTACGGTAGCCGGAAACGTACAGCTCATTTCGGCCAATAATACAGTCGTTAAACCTAAATTGATCTTACCATGATATCGCCTCGAGCAGTACGGTTTTGACTAATCAACGGAAAGTCGTAAAACAAGACAAAGACTCTCGCAGCCGTTGGCACTTAGAAACCCCCCACCCCCGGATAGTAAGAATACGAACCCTATGACCtccgtttttaattttattacctaGATAAAATAGAGACACCGACtctataataagaaatattaagatatacgATGGGCAGATGCGCCGAAACAATAAGCATTTCGCAACGATcatcaaagaaaataatatgtataatcgcGCCTGGCAACAGCTAAGGAGCTTCAAGGCAATCGGAGTAATAAAAACTCCGCAGGATGACTCAGAATTGGAGCATAATCAGGAAATAGGGAGATGAGACAATACTCCCACCCTTCAACTTTTCTGCTATATAAGGCCCGCGATTTTAGGGCGAAGACGACTCCGAATTAAGATCCAACGTATTCATATCGTTACTCTGCCCAATTTCCTTGCAAACGAACAAATGGCCCATGCAGAACGTCTGGATCAGGGACTTGACGCCTTCACCAACCTATTCAAACCGAAAATACGAAGCCATTGTCAAGTCTACGCCGCTCACTCCAGAGGAGGCCGCAACAAAGACCGCTAGACTGCAACTTGCAACCAGCAGAAGTGAGATGAAGATCAGATCATAAAGATCGGAACGTTTAACAAACCGTAAATTATAGTGTCGTATCCCATGAATCTGACGCGACAGCCACCCGCTGAAATCCTGTGACCTCCTCCATCCGGGACATCAGCACATCTTAATTCAACCCCTTCGCGTCTATTAACAAATTCTATCACTTATACAACACCAGATATAACTTAATCGGCATTCCGATGCGAATCTGTTCCCCTACCCTCTTAATCTAGCGAAAGAACGCTAATTTATCCTCAGTTTGAAATAGATTCGCATTTATTCCCTTCAAATTCCCAATCTCCTTCCAAGCCTGAAACATACCATCCGTTCTCCGATTTAGATTTTCCTACTTCGATAGGCCGTCCACCTACCGTTATTTCTCACCCTGAAGAAAATTCTACTTCCTACCCTCCGGATAACAATCCACCAGCTTTCCGCTTTTGCGACTCTGAAACCTACCCATATCCCTCCCACcgaaaattgtacaattatgAATCTCATTTACCACGCTGTGGCTATCATATGTGTGGTTATCAAAGCGCAAGGAATTCCGAATTTCGTCCATCAATTCCTTGCTCGCCATGCTCATTTTCAATCGAGCAGCCTGAAAGAAATTATCTTTGGCCAGGCTCtcactatttttattataattgagcAGAGATAACCAATTGTTCCTTCGGGTCAACGCATCCTCCGCCCTTCTATCCTAGAACTTCCCATTATTCCCATTTTTCCCCGCCCTGCCGACACTCTCATGCACATTGCCATTCACACATTTATCAAGAAAACCACATGTAAAGATACTCATCTACGACTTTCGCTTCCGAAGCACAGCGTATAGGTGGTTAGAGTGAACTGTGGGAGTTAAAAAAAGTGATAGTGGAGAGCGCGGAAGGGTTAAGGGAAAAGGAGGATAGGAGGGAGGTGCGAAAAGGGCTGAGGAAGGTGGGTAATTGGGGGGAAGTGGGTAGACAGTGGGAGGGAGTGGATAAagggataaaaagaaaataactagAGTTTGAGGTTAGGAAGACGGTGGATAAGAAGGAGGAGAGTGAAAGGGAGAGAAGGTAAGCAAGGGAAACAGGGAGGAGCGGTTGGAGGAAGGGAAGAATAAAGGGAGATAAGGGGGAAGGGTGGAAAATAAAAGGGGGGACGAGAAAATCTGGTAGAGGAGATAGAGGAGttaaagaggagagaaaagggagtaagaaaaggaaaaagaaaggaagagaaaaggaCGGATATTAAGAAGAGGAGACGGATAGAGGAAAACACCGGGAGATAAATAGCAAGGAATAGAACAGGAGAATCGGATTAAGGTgagaaacaaagagaaaaagaatacaaaGAGATAGCAGATAAACATGGAAAAgagacaagaaaaaaagaagaaggagggaagggagaGAAGCGGGAGTGTGATAGGGATGGAGGAGTATCTAAAGAGGAAAAGAGTGGCGGGGGGAGGAGATGAAAAGGGCGAGATAACGCAGATAAGAAAGGAGCTAAAGAAGATAGATGTAAGAAAGGAGACGGAGGTAAAAGAAGGAATGGAGagtgaaatattaaagttagTAACAGAAATGAGAAAGGAGATGAAGAAGGGAATAGAAGAGTTGAAGGATGACAATAGAGAATTGAAAAAGAACCTAGAGACAAtgagagagaaggaagaggagTGGAGGAAGGAGAGGGAGATAATGAGGGGGAAACTAATAGAACTGGAAATAAAAGtggaagaaggaagaaagaagtGTTCGGAGACGAAGAATAAAGTGACAAAGTTGGAGAAAATTATAGATGAAAGggataaaaaggaaaggaaaaaaaatgtaattttaaaagggATTAcagaggataaaaaaaatggaaggagaggtgaaagaaattaaaaaaattaaaataattggagATAGATATAAAGGCGGAGGAGATAAAGATGGTaaaggagggaaaaggggagaGGGGTGGGATAGTACTACTAAATATGAGGAATGAAGAGGATAAAGAGagaacaatataaaaaaaagagaaattaaaagggACAAAGATTTGGATGCAGGAGGATAGATCctgggagaaaagaaaaatagagagaaataTGAGAGAGATAGCAagaatagaaagagagaagggaaggaAGGTATGGGTAAgtggaataaaaatgaacattGAAAGAAAGTGGTGGTGGTGGAACCAGTATAAAGAAGACTTGGTGGACGGAAGAagagatagaaaaaagaaggacGGTCAGAGGGAAggggaggagaggaaaaaaggaagaattacatagaaaaagaaaagaaaggcaATAGTGGAGAAGGCGAAGAGGTAAAGGAGAGTGAGGGAAAGcaggagaaaaggaaagaaagggagaaagagggtAGAGATgcgggggagagagaggaggaaggttggaaaaaggaaaaccgTAAAAGACTGAAAATTGCTTTCTGGAATGTGGCGGGACTAGCAAATAAAGGGGCAAATAAAGACAAGGATTTCTGGGAGAGACTGAACGAGTGGGACGTGATGTTCTTGTTGGAGACTTGGGTGGAGGAGAAGAGATGGAAAGGGATAGAGAG containing:
- the LOC139112584 gene encoding arginine and glutamate-rich protein 1-like, with the protein product MEEYLKRKRVAGGGDEKGEITQIRKELKKIDVRKETEVKEGMESEILKLVTEMRKEMKKGIEELKDDNRELKKNLETMREKEEEWRKEREIMRGKLIELEIKVEEGRKKCSETKNKVTKLEKIIDERDKKERKKNVILKGITEDKKNGRRGERN